Proteins from a genomic interval of Hornefia porci:
- a CDS encoding TrkH family potassium uptake protein → MNFNHRLILRTASMILLFEGIAMLIPFAFACYFAEFAPATAFFCIIVVCVSFGVTINRVTMHSRPYIHSREGFYIVIVCWMFVILLGAMPYLLSDMDYTFWDCWFESTAGWTTTGATVLGYDNMPRSLLLWKSVSSWLGGMGIIVLTTSIFPKLGIRGQKMAAAEMPGPTLEKLTARFGDTAKISYQIYTVLTLIELALLVPTKMTFYDALLNTLSSISTAGIVDLSAAQEAFVITPYIKGVLAFFSMASSINFIAYFMLTCGKFREALHHYEVRVYLLVIAAAGVLMGVDLYLHHIGDGLVSGIGNALVQGISFASTSGFIIDDIGSWPTFSKFLLLTLSLIGGCSFSTSGGMKIIRFSVFLKLISRGIYKRIHPRAIKPVMIQKKPVSAPVASSITMFILLYFGLFMFSAIVLSLNNLDMETTLSAAAGAFTNTGTSFGRLTGSDFSIFAAPFKFYLSLLMLAGRLEMYAVIIMFSPSYWNSDRARV, encoded by the coding sequence ATGAATTTCAATCACAGACTGATTTTAAGAACTGCATCCATGATTCTTTTGTTCGAGGGTATCGCTATGCTGATTCCCTTCGCTTTCGCATGCTATTTCGCGGAATTTGCTCCTGCGACGGCCTTCTTCTGTATCATCGTCGTATGTGTCAGCTTCGGCGTGACCATAAACCGGGTGACAATGCACAGCCGCCCGTATATCCACTCAAGAGAGGGCTTCTACATCGTCATCGTCTGCTGGATGTTCGTCATCCTGCTGGGTGCGATGCCCTATCTGCTTTCCGACATGGACTACACCTTCTGGGACTGCTGGTTTGAATCCACCGCCGGCTGGACCACCACCGGAGCCACCGTGCTGGGATACGATAATATGCCCCGCTCTCTGCTTCTCTGGAAGAGTGTCAGCAGCTGGCTGGGCGGCATGGGAATCATCGTTCTGACCACATCAATCTTTCCCAAGCTGGGAATCCGCGGACAGAAAATGGCCGCGGCGGAAATGCCCGGCCCGACTCTGGAGAAGCTGACCGCCCGCTTCGGCGATACAGCCAAGATCTCCTATCAGATTTATACGGTGCTGACGCTGATTGAACTGGCTCTGCTGGTTCCCACGAAGATGACCTTCTATGACGCTCTGCTGAACACACTGTCATCCATCAGCACCGCCGGAATCGTGGATCTGTCCGCCGCCCAGGAAGCCTTTGTAATCACGCCTTACATCAAGGGAGTCCTGGCGTTCTTCTCCATGGCGTCCTCCATCAATTTCATCGCCTACTTCATGCTGACCTGCGGCAAATTCCGGGAGGCCCTTCACCACTATGAGGTGCGGGTCTATCTTCTGGTGATCGCTGCGGCCGGCGTGCTGATGGGCGTGGATCTGTATCTGCATCATATCGGCGACGGACTGGTTTCCGGTATCGGAAATGCTCTGGTACAGGGGATCTCTTTTGCTTCGACTTCGGGATTCATCATCGACGACATCGGATCGTGGCCGACCTTTTCCAAGTTCCTCCTGCTCACTCTGTCCCTGATCGGAGGCTGCAGCTTCTCCACCAGCGGAGGAATGAAAATCATCCGGTTTTCCGTCTTCCTGAAACTGATCAGCCGGGGAATTTATAAACGGATCCATCCGCGGGCGATCAAACCGGTCATGATACAGAAAAAACCGGTCTCCGCTCCGGTCGCCTCTTCCATCACCATGTTCATTCTCCTGTATTTCGGGCTGTTCATGTTCTCCGCGATTGTCCTGTCTCTGAACAATCTGGATATGGAAACGACTCTGTCCGCGGCAGCCGGCGCGTTCACCAACACCGGAACCAGCTTCGGCAGACTGACCGGCAGCGACTTCAGCATTTTCGCGGCACCCTTCAAATTCTATCTGAGTCTGCTGATGCTGGCCGGAAGACTTGAGATGTATGCGGTAATCATCATGTTCTCGCCCTCCTACTGGAATTCTGACCGGGCCCGCGTGTAG